In the Paenibacillus sp. FSL H7-0357 genome, one interval contains:
- a CDS encoding AAA family ATPase, whose translation MFLRSLEILRKHEMDHSRYPFSITALKNLSSLEFKTNVSFFVGENGSGKSTLLEAMAYQCGFNTAGGSKNNLYEVDASHSALGDHIRLSWLPKVTNGFFLRAETFYHFASHLDTMPQSLQYYGGRSLHEQSHGEAFLALFNHRFGKKAIYLLDEPEAALSPARQLALLRIIKDLEHEAQFIIATHSPILLGYPDAQILNFDEDPVGEIRYEETMHYMITRRFLENRKSVLRELFSDSDEND comes from the coding sequence TTGTTCTTGCGCAGTCTTGAAATTCTGAGGAAACATGAAATGGACCATAGCCGTTATCCGTTTTCCATTACAGCTTTAAAGAACCTGAGCTCTCTTGAATTCAAAACAAACGTTTCCTTCTTTGTGGGAGAGAACGGTTCGGGCAAATCAACCCTTCTGGAGGCCATGGCCTATCAATGCGGGTTTAATACAGCAGGAGGCAGCAAGAACAACCTCTACGAGGTGGATGCTTCCCACTCTGCTCTGGGAGATCATATTCGCTTATCATGGCTGCCCAAAGTTACGAACGGCTTTTTTCTCAGGGCAGAGACCTTTTATCACTTTGCCTCTCATCTGGATACTATGCCTCAGAGCTTGCAGTATTATGGTGGGCGTTCGTTGCACGAGCAATCCCATGGTGAGGCGTTTCTGGCACTCTTTAATCATCGTTTCGGCAAAAAGGCGATCTATTTACTCGACGAACCGGAGGCGGCTCTTTCGCCAGCACGGCAATTGGCCTTACTCCGTATTATTAAGGATCTGGAACATGAAGCCCAGTTCATCATAGCTACACATTCGCCGATTCTTCTCGGTTATCCGGATGCCCAGATTCTGAATTTCGATGAAGATCCGGTTGGGGAAATTCGTTATGAAGAGACGATGCATTACATGATCACAAGACGGTTTCTCGAAAATAGAAAGAGTGTTCTGCGTGAGCTGTTCAGCGATTCGGATGAAAATGACTAG
- a CDS encoding MFS transporter codes for MQKQWKKTFALIFSGQIFSILTSSMVQFAVIWHLTESTGSAAVLMIAGLAAFLPQAVLGPFVGVWLDRWNRKLTMIIADSAIALFSLILGFYFILGEPGLGFVYIILSLRSAASAFHAPAFQAAIPLIAPEEELTRVAGWQQMVFSFSNVMGPALGIAVYSATSLGAVLLLDVAGALIANLMLFLVKIHQPKAQVTVSPSFIHEFRLGWSALIQAKPIVLITGATAVFSIAFMPLATLFPYMTLSHFGRGGYSASLVEAVFSIGMILGGLLLSVFSSKWSDISYMSLGLLVIGLTCVISGLIGSDAFVIFAVLSFFMGSAAPFFNGPFMAMIQRSFEPEMLGRVISLVTSIMMLSSPVGLLLAGPVVDEYGVQLWFLGSGIVVMLTALFIFIQFRRLASRQRTETE; via the coding sequence ATGCAAAAACAATGGAAAAAAACATTCGCGCTTATTTTTAGCGGACAGATATTCTCTATACTCACGAGTTCGATGGTTCAATTCGCAGTGATCTGGCATTTGACGGAATCGACAGGTTCAGCCGCAGTTTTGATGATTGCCGGATTGGCTGCATTCTTGCCGCAAGCTGTCCTGGGTCCCTTCGTAGGGGTCTGGCTGGACCGCTGGAACCGTAAATTAACGATGATTATTGCGGATAGCGCAATTGCGCTCTTCAGTCTGATCTTAGGGTTCTATTTCATTTTGGGGGAGCCGGGACTCGGCTTCGTCTATATCATTCTGAGCTTGCGTTCGGCGGCTTCGGCCTTTCATGCCCCGGCTTTCCAGGCGGCCATTCCGTTGATTGCACCGGAAGAGGAGCTGACAAGAGTCGCGGGTTGGCAGCAGATGGTCTTCTCTTTCTCGAATGTAATGGGTCCAGCGCTTGGGATAGCAGTATATTCGGCGACTTCGCTTGGGGCGGTATTGCTCCTGGATGTGGCCGGGGCGCTGATTGCGAATCTAATGCTGTTCCTGGTGAAGATTCATCAGCCCAAAGCGCAGGTAACAGTTTCACCCTCCTTTATCCATGAATTCCGGCTGGGCTGGAGCGCACTCATTCAAGCAAAACCTATTGTGTTGATTACGGGGGCTACAGCAGTGTTCAGTATCGCGTTTATGCCGCTGGCGACACTATTTCCTTATATGACGTTGTCTCATTTTGGCCGTGGGGGCTACAGTGCCAGCTTGGTGGAAGCGGTGTTCAGCATCGGGATGATTTTGGGAGGATTGCTTCTGTCGGTGTTCTCATCCAAATGGAGTGATATTAGCTATATGAGTTTGGGTCTGCTGGTCATCGGCCTGACCTGTGTAATCAGCGGCTTGATTGGTTCGGATGCTTTTGTGATCTTTGCGGTTCTCTCGTTCTTCATGGGAAGTGCCGCACCCTTCTTCAATGGCCCCTTCATGGCGATGATTCAGCGTTCATTCGAGCCGGAGATGCTGGGCCGCGTCATTTCACTCGTGACCAGTATTATGATGCTGTCTTCACCGGTTGGACTTCTGTTGGCAGGACCCGTGGTGGATGAATACGGCGTGCAGCTATGGTTCCTCGGTTCAGGAATAGTCGTGATGCTGACCGCTCTGTTTATCTTCATTCAGTTTCGGCGGCTGGCGTCCCGGCAGCGCACTGAGACTGAATAG
- the rbsB gene encoding ribose ABC transporter substrate-binding protein RbsB yields MKKITLVLTSILLLLMTGCSLEPPEWAKPNNEGNGQNLKIGLSLSTLNNPFFVALKDGVTAEANKQGVEILVIDAQNDSAKQNNDVEDLIQKGVDALLINPVDSSAISTAVQSANSLDIPVITLDRSADKGDVKALVASDNIKGGSMAAEYIVQKLGKGAKVIELEGSPGASATRERGKGFHEIADTQLEVIAKQTADFDRTKGLTVMENLIEGNPGVQAVFAHNDEMALGAIEAIQSSGKNIPVIGFDGNKDALDSIEAGKLTGTIAQQPELIGQLAVQAAKDVLDGQTVKPMIPAPLKLIVKE; encoded by the coding sequence ATGAAAAAAATCACTTTAGTCCTGACGTCCATACTGCTGCTGCTAATGACTGGCTGCTCCCTGGAGCCCCCGGAATGGGCCAAGCCCAATAATGAAGGCAACGGGCAAAATTTGAAAATCGGCTTATCTCTCTCAACTCTGAACAATCCCTTCTTCGTGGCCCTCAAAGACGGCGTGACGGCCGAGGCGAATAAGCAAGGGGTGGAGATCCTGGTTATCGACGCGCAGAATGACTCTGCCAAGCAGAACAATGATGTGGAGGATCTGATACAAAAAGGGGTAGACGCGTTGTTGATCAACCCTGTGGATTCATCGGCAATCTCGACGGCGGTCCAGTCGGCGAACAGCCTAGATATCCCCGTCATTACATTAGACCGCTCGGCGGATAAAGGAGATGTCAAAGCGCTGGTCGCTTCGGACAACATCAAAGGCGGTTCCATGGCGGCTGAATATATCGTCCAGAAGCTGGGCAAGGGTGCGAAGGTCATCGAGCTGGAAGGATCACCGGGCGCATCAGCCACCCGTGAACGGGGTAAGGGATTCCATGAAATCGCGGATACCCAGCTTGAGGTCATTGCAAAGCAAACCGCCGATTTCGACCGCACCAAAGGATTGACCGTCATGGAGAACCTGATCGAAGGAAATCCGGGCGTGCAGGCAGTCTTCGCACACAATGACGAGATGGCTCTAGGGGCGATTGAAGCGATCCAGAGCTCGGGTAAAAACATCCCCGTAATCGGGTTCGACGGCAACAAAGACGCTCTTGATTCCATCGAGGCAGGCAAACTGACCGGAACCATCGCCCAGCAGCCCGAATTAATCGGCCAGTTGGCCGTTCAAGCTGCAAAGGATGTACTGGACGGGCAGACCGTGAAGCCAATGATTCCCGCACCGCTGAAGCTGATCGTGAAAGAGTAA
- the rbsC gene encoding ribose ABC transporter permease RbsC: MTTITDGKEKKSLRVGQITQKLGPLLGLFILVLIVSMLNPSFLEPLNILNLLRQVAINALIAFGMTFVILTGGIDLSVGSVLALSSAFMANLLLAGWNPILAIIGGCVLGGVIGMVNGLMITKGKMAPFIATLATMTIFRGLTLVYTDGNPITGLGDSMTFQLFGRGYFLGIPVPAVTMIIVFALLWVVLHKTPFGRKTYAIGGNEKASIISGIKVDRIKIMIYSLVGMLSALAGAILTSRLNSAQPTAGTSYELDAIAAVVLGGTSLTGGRGRIVGTLIGALIIGILNNGLNLLGVSSFYQMVVKGIVIAIAVLIDRKKAA; encoded by the coding sequence ATGACAACAATTACGGATGGCAAAGAAAAGAAGAGTTTGCGGGTGGGGCAGATTACACAAAAGTTGGGTCCGCTGTTGGGGTTATTTATTCTTGTTCTCATCGTGTCCATGCTGAACCCAAGCTTTCTGGAGCCGCTTAATATTCTGAATTTGCTCCGGCAGGTTGCGATCAACGCGCTGATCGCCTTTGGCATGACCTTTGTCATTCTGACAGGCGGAATTGACTTATCGGTGGGTTCCGTTCTCGCGCTCTCCAGTGCCTTCATGGCCAACTTGCTGTTGGCGGGCTGGAATCCCATACTGGCGATTATCGGCGGCTGTGTATTGGGTGGAGTGATCGGGATGGTCAACGGCCTAATGATCACCAAGGGGAAAATGGCGCCGTTCATCGCTACCTTGGCGACTATGACGATCTTCCGGGGATTAACTCTAGTCTATACGGATGGCAATCCGATTACGGGCCTTGGAGACAGCATGACATTCCAATTGTTTGGCCGCGGGTACTTCTTGGGCATTCCTGTTCCAGCTGTGACGATGATTATCGTGTTCGCTCTGTTGTGGGTCGTACTGCACAAAACGCCGTTCGGCCGCAAGACTTATGCCATCGGCGGCAATGAGAAAGCTTCAATAATTTCCGGGATTAAGGTAGACCGCATCAAAATTATGATTTATTCACTGGTAGGTATGCTGTCGGCATTGGCCGGGGCCATTCTGACTTCCCGGTTGAATTCGGCCCAGCCAACGGCAGGAACCTCCTATGAGCTGGATGCTATCGCGGCCGTTGTACTGGGAGGCACCAGCTTGACCGGGGGCCGCGGACGTATTGTGGGTACCTTGATCGGTGCGCTCATTATCGGAATTCTGAACAACGGGTTGAATCTGCTGGGCGTTTCTTCTTTCTACCAAATGGTGGTCAAAGGGATTGTCATTGCGATAGCCGTACTGATTGACCGCAAGAAAGCCGCATAA
- a CDS encoding sugar ABC transporter ATP-binding protein, producing MRIAMKDIYKSFGTNPVLAGVDFELLDGEIHALMGENGAGKSTLMNILIGLHQRDQGTIHIDGRETYFANPREAERSGIAFIHQELNVWPDMTVLENLFIGKEKISSLGLLNMKEMKALANEQFRKLSVTIPLNQEAGECSVGEKQMIEIAKALMTHAKVIVMDEPTAALTEREIQKLFEVIASLKKEGVSIVYISHRMEEIFTICDRITVMRDGKTIDTQAIPDTDFDDVVRKMVGRQLTDRFPQRVFQPGEVVLEVKNACKTGKFKDVNFSVRAGEIIGFSGLMGSGRTEIMRALFGLDTLDSGEVKIRGKQVAIRNPHDAMQAGIGFVTEDRKDEGLILDFSIRDNMAMTNLSSFAPKGVIIDKKEKDFADLLIQRLQIKTESSSTLARQLSGGNQQKVVIAKWIGIGLSVLILDEPTRGVDVGAKREIYQLMNELTERGVAILMVSSELPEILGMSDRIIVVHEGEIGGELSRQEATQECIMTLATGGQ from the coding sequence ATGCGTATTGCAATGAAAGACATTTATAAGTCCTTTGGCACCAACCCGGTTCTTGCGGGGGTAGATTTTGAGCTGCTGGATGGGGAGATTCATGCCCTGATGGGGGAGAATGGCGCCGGCAAATCCACACTGATGAACATTCTGATTGGTCTTCATCAGCGGGATCAGGGAACGATTCACATTGATGGGCGGGAAACCTATTTTGCCAACCCCAGAGAAGCAGAGCGAAGCGGGATCGCCTTTATCCACCAGGAGCTGAATGTATGGCCGGATATGACAGTTCTGGAGAACCTGTTTATCGGGAAGGAAAAAATCTCTTCACTTGGGCTATTGAATATGAAAGAAATGAAAGCGTTAGCAAACGAACAGTTCCGCAAGCTCTCCGTGACGATTCCACTGAACCAGGAGGCTGGAGAATGTTCCGTCGGGGAGAAACAGATGATCGAGATTGCCAAGGCGCTCATGACCCATGCCAAGGTTATCGTGATGGATGAACCCACGGCTGCACTGACCGAACGGGAAATTCAGAAATTATTCGAAGTCATTGCCTCCCTCAAAAAAGAAGGTGTCTCCATCGTCTATATTTCGCACCGGATGGAGGAGATCTTTACGATATGCGACCGGATCACCGTCATGCGGGATGGGAAAACCATAGATACCCAAGCCATTCCAGACACGGATTTTGACGATGTGGTTCGGAAAATGGTCGGGCGTCAATTAACGGACCGTTTCCCTCAGCGCGTCTTCCAGCCCGGAGAAGTGGTGCTTGAAGTGAAGAATGCTTGCAAAACGGGAAAATTTAAAGACGTTAACTTCTCGGTGCGGGCCGGTGAAATTATTGGATTCTCCGGATTGATGGGATCGGGCCGGACGGAAATCATGAGAGCGTTGTTCGGACTGGATACTCTGGACAGCGGTGAGGTGAAGATTCGGGGAAAGCAAGTGGCAATCCGCAATCCCCATGATGCGATGCAAGCGGGTATCGGCTTCGTTACGGAGGACCGGAAGGATGAGGGCCTGATTCTTGATTTTTCCATTCGGGACAATATGGCAATGACGAATTTATCCAGCTTCGCCCCCAAGGGTGTAATCATAGACAAGAAGGAAAAAGATTTCGCGGACCTGCTCATTCAGCGTCTTCAGATCAAGACAGAGTCCTCATCTACGCTGGCGCGTCAGCTCTCAGGAGGCAATCAACAGAAAGTGGTCATCGCCAAATGGATTGGTATCGGCCTCAGCGTGCTGATTCTGGATGAACCCACACGCGGCGTCGACGTGGGAGCGAAACGCGAAATCTATCAGCTCATGAACGAGTTAACCGAACGCGGCGTTGCGATCCTTATGGTCTCCTCTGAACTGCCAGAGATTCTGGGGATGAGTGACCGCATAATAGTGGTCCATGAAGGGGAGATCGGCGGAGAACTCTCTCGGCAGGAAGCGACGCAGGAATGCATTATGACATTAGCCACAGGGGGGCAATAG
- the rbsD gene encoding D-ribose pyranase, whose amino-acid sequence MKKHGILNSHISKILADLGHTDMIVIADIGLPVPAGVLKIDLALKLGVPGFQEVVDVIAEDMVIEKVIVAEELAGNNQATSQFVNDKFRGTPVEALTHEQFKQLTQKAKVIVRTGEAKPYANCILQAGVYF is encoded by the coding sequence ATGAAGAAACATGGAATATTGAACAGTCATATTTCCAAAATACTGGCCGATCTGGGCCATACCGATATGATTGTCATTGCAGATATCGGACTGCCGGTTCCGGCGGGCGTTCTCAAGATTGACCTGGCGCTTAAACTGGGCGTCCCCGGCTTTCAAGAGGTCGTCGATGTCATTGCGGAGGATATGGTGATCGAAAAGGTGATTGTGGCCGAGGAACTGGCCGGGAATAATCAAGCAACCTCGCAATTTGTGAATGATAAATTCAGGGGAACGCCGGTAGAGGCGCTTACCCATGAGCAATTCAAGCAGTTGACCCAGAAGGCCAAGGTGATTGTTCGCACGGGCGAAGCGAAGCCTTACGCGAACTGCATCCTGCAAGCCGGCGTCTATTTTTGA
- the rbsK gene encoding ribokinase, producing MAKICVIGSCSMDLVVTASKRPQVGETVLGDRFTTVPGGKGANQAVAAARLGAEVTMIGCVGDDFYGKAIMDNFKRNGVITTNVEPVTHTESGTAHIVLAEGDNSIIVVKGANDHVTPALVERALDAIRSADMVLVQQEIPEETVSYVSSLCQRINVPLLLNPAPARPLSEAVIEKAAYLTPNEHECSILFSGVDKAEALRKFPGKLFITEGSSGVRYYDGAREVLVPTYQVEAIDTTGAGDTFNAAFAVALAEGSSIPDSVKFANRAASLSVTKFGAQGGMPMRAEVEESL from the coding sequence ATGGCTAAAATTTGTGTAATTGGAAGCTGTTCCATGGATTTGGTGGTAACCGCTTCCAAACGGCCTCAAGTTGGTGAAACGGTTCTAGGAGACCGCTTCACCACCGTTCCGGGAGGCAAAGGTGCGAACCAAGCGGTTGCCGCCGCACGGCTGGGTGCTGAGGTAACGATGATCGGCTGTGTCGGGGACGATTTTTACGGCAAAGCGATCATGGACAATTTTAAAAGAAATGGCGTTATTACCACTAATGTGGAACCGGTTACACATACAGAGAGCGGAACAGCCCACATCGTTTTAGCTGAGGGGGACAACAGCATTATCGTGGTTAAAGGCGCCAATGATCACGTCACGCCTGCTCTGGTCGAACGGGCACTGGACGCCATCCGAAGCGCCGATATGGTCCTGGTGCAGCAGGAAATTCCGGAGGAAACGGTATCGTATGTTAGCAGCCTCTGCCAGAGAATCAATGTGCCCTTGCTGCTCAATCCAGCGCCTGCCCGTCCGCTTAGTGAAGCGGTGATCGAAAAGGCTGCTTATCTGACGCCGAATGAACACGAATGCTCCATTTTGTTCAGCGGGGTGGATAAAGCAGAAGCTTTACGGAAGTTTCCGGGCAAGCTATTCATAACGGAGGGCAGCAGCGGCGTGCGGTATTACGATGGAGCGCGCGAGGTGCTGGTGCCCACTTATCAAGTGGAGGCTATAGATACAACTGGAGCGGGAGATACGTTCAACGCCGCATTTGCCGTGGCTCTGGCCGAAGGCAGCTCCATCCCGGACAGCGTGAAGTTCGCGAATCGTGCAGCGTCTTTATCCGTAACAAAATTCGGCGCTCAAGGCGGCATGCCCATGAGAGCTGAAGTCGAGGAGAGTCTTTAA
- a CDS encoding LacI family DNA-binding transcriptional regulator encodes MITIKDVAKIAGVSVATVSRVINESGYVNIDTRKKVEAAIRQSNYSPNEVARSLYKRKSKLIGLLLPDITNPFFPQLARGIEDYMQENGYRIIFGNSDENEEKELDYIRTFVQNNVVGVISSTNFPDSGAYLEMNIPVVFLDRTSNDSPSVYADGRKGGRLAAQEIVARGSSRITIIQGPAHVKPAQDRFQGAAEALEEMGISYNVIRTSSFSYTEAEQWATELFERFLDTDGVIASNDIVATAVLHEAHRLGKTVPEDVQIIGFDDIPLSSLMSPSLSTIRQPARDMGSEAARLLIQLIEQDQVEDKIIQLPVSFIERETTRSRMETSKKG; translated from the coding sequence ATGATTACAATTAAGGATGTCGCCAAAATTGCCGGCGTTTCGGTGGCCACAGTTTCACGGGTAATCAATGAATCAGGTTATGTCAACATCGATACCCGCAAAAAGGTAGAGGCGGCGATCCGGCAAAGCAATTATTCCCCCAATGAAGTGGCCCGGTCTTTATACAAACGCAAATCCAAGTTAATCGGTTTACTGCTGCCGGATATTACCAACCCTTTTTTTCCACAGTTGGCACGCGGCATCGAAGATTACATGCAAGAGAATGGGTACCGGATTATTTTTGGCAATAGTGACGAGAATGAGGAGAAGGAACTGGATTATATCCGCACTTTTGTACAGAATAATGTCGTAGGCGTGATATCTTCAACGAATTTTCCCGACAGCGGGGCTTATCTGGAAATGAATATTCCGGTTGTTTTCCTGGACCGTACTTCCAATGACAGTCCTTCCGTTTACGCGGATGGCCGGAAGGGCGGACGTCTCGCCGCACAGGAAATTGTCGCTAGAGGCAGTAGCCGGATTACCATTATCCAAGGACCGGCACATGTCAAGCCGGCACAGGACCGGTTTCAGGGCGCGGCCGAAGCGCTTGAAGAAATGGGGATCAGCTACAATGTGATCCGGACATCATCCTTTTCCTATACCGAAGCAGAACAATGGGCGACCGAACTGTTTGAGCGGTTTTTGGATACAGACGGCGTGATCGCCAGTAATGATATTGTGGCCACGGCGGTTCTTCATGAAGCCCACCGGCTGGGTAAAACCGTACCGGAGGACGTTCAGATTATCGGCTTTGACGATATTCCGCTCAGCAGTCTGATGTCGCCATCTTTATCAACTATCCGCCAGCCTGCACGTGACATGGGCAGCGAGGCTGCACGATTATTGATTCAGCTCATTGAGCAGGATCAGGTGGAAGATAAGATCATTCAGTTGCCCGTCAGCTTCATCGAGCGGGAAACTACCCGAAGCAGAATGGAAACAAGTAAGAAAGGGTGA
- a CDS encoding NAD(P)H oxidoreductase: MKVLIVVSHPRKDSLTFQVAGRFVQGLAEAGHDYEILDLHGIGFDPVLKGADEPDWLVAEQSFSPEVEMEIRRMKEHDALAFIFPLWWWHLPAMLKGYIDRVWNNGFAYGSNHLHHQHVLWIGLAGVSKEQMKKRNYDETITHLLNVGIADYCGVSNSKVEFLYETMASNPGHFEMLLNQAYRLGLNYAKDH, encoded by the coding sequence ATGAAAGTATTAATCGTTGTTTCACACCCGAGAAAAGATTCCTTGACCTTTCAGGTGGCTGGTCGTTTCGTACAAGGTCTTGCCGAGGCTGGCCACGACTACGAGATATTGGATTTGCACGGGATTGGTTTTGACCCTGTTTTAAAAGGAGCAGATGAACCCGATTGGTTAGTTGCGGAACAGTCCTTTTCCCCTGAAGTAGAAATGGAAATAAGACGGATGAAGGAGCATGATGCTTTGGCATTTATTTTTCCACTTTGGTGGTGGCATTTGCCGGCTATGCTAAAGGGGTATATTGACCGTGTATGGAACAATGGGTTTGCGTACGGTTCGAACCACCTTCATCATCAGCATGTCTTGTGGATTGGTTTGGCTGGCGTTTCGAAAGAACAGATGAAAAAGCGTAACTATGATGAAACGATTACTCATCTGCTGAATGTAGGAATTGCAGATTATTGCGGTGTTTCCAATTCCAAGGTTGAATTCTTATATGAGACCATGGCTTCAAATCCCGGTCATTTCGAAATGCTGCTGAACCAAGCTTACCGCTTAGGTTTGAATTATGCCAAGGATCATTAA
- a CDS encoding winged helix-turn-helix transcriptional regulator, which translates to MTEQMKNSVQKKYQVGVEAALEVMGGKWKPLIIYHLMTGRKRTSELRRLIPGITQKMLTTQLRGLEKDKIVTRKVYKEIPPKVEYELTHYGWGLKPALDHLCYWGEDHLEKIHGDKSKVLEEFQE; encoded by the coding sequence ATGACTGAACAGATGAAAAATAGCGTTCAAAAGAAGTATCAAGTTGGAGTGGAAGCGGCTTTAGAAGTAATGGGAGGAAAATGGAAGCCTTTAATTATCTACCATTTGATGACAGGACGGAAACGAACGTCTGAGCTTCGTCGGTTAATACCCGGCATTACTCAAAAAATGCTGACCACTCAGCTCAGAGGCCTGGAAAAGGATAAGATCGTTACACGAAAGGTTTATAAGGAGATCCCCCCTAAAGTGGAGTATGAGTTAACGCACTACGGCTGGGGATTAAAACCCGCGCTAGACCATTTATGCTATTGGGGTGAGGATCACCTGGAAAAGATTCATGGAGACAAATCCAAGGTTTTGGAAGAGTTCCAAGAGTGA
- a CDS encoding DUF4179 domain-containing protein — protein sequence MGQLPKQTEHTELDAIEQIIRESTLPKRELSSYIMNKIGEHDMSRRTRTSNSKSSVFKKTAIAASIAGVLGAGTIGAGFVSPVMAETLKQIPGLGIIYEGTSHQAVETAIAQGILSEPGQSVTHDGITLKLGNLLYDGTRLSFVLEHEGADVNDPRPKLELPVLLADGQEIKFSSGSFGDVPFQENAYLVELTHGLNLPDQFDLTIQAKIAKVNETYEFKVPVQLDDNALVVKPDISKSDGSFSYTVKELFVSPVSTRLILDSQGEVPQSKEQSGDYSASKVYYEIVDDQGNAFDPYRFGFFNSKPETSYHVNELYAPFAATPKTVTIKPFTLTMKNDDFSIVGQKKDSKGNILPGTENLGKRTYLKDLEVTIPLQP from the coding sequence ATGGGACAATTGCCGAAGCAAACAGAACATACTGAGCTGGATGCCATTGAACAAATAATTCGTGAATCCACTTTGCCAAAGCGAGAACTGAGCAGTTACATTATGAACAAGATTGGGGAGCATGATATGAGCAGAAGAACAAGAACATCGAATTCAAAATCCAGTGTCTTCAAAAAAACCGCAATTGCGGCATCAATTGCAGGGGTGCTTGGTGCAGGTACGATCGGCGCAGGATTTGTATCACCGGTCATGGCAGAAACTCTAAAGCAGATTCCGGGCCTTGGCATCATTTATGAAGGAACGAGCCATCAAGCGGTAGAGACCGCTATTGCGCAAGGAATTCTATCCGAACCTGGACAAAGTGTGACTCATGACGGAATCACTCTGAAGCTGGGCAATCTGCTGTATGATGGCACACGTCTATCTTTCGTGCTGGAACACGAAGGTGCAGATGTGAATGATCCGAGACCAAAACTTGAACTTCCGGTTCTGCTTGCTGACGGGCAGGAGATCAAGTTCAGCTCAGGTAGTTTTGGTGATGTGCCATTTCAAGAGAACGCTTATCTGGTCGAATTGACACATGGTTTGAATCTGCCTGACCAATTCGATCTGACGATTCAGGCTAAAATCGCTAAGGTGAATGAAACTTATGAATTCAAGGTACCTGTACAGTTGGACGACAATGCGCTTGTGGTCAAGCCGGACATTTCCAAATCGGATGGATCCTTTAGTTATACCGTCAAGGAATTGTTTGTTTCTCCAGTCTCCACCCGTCTGATCTTGGACAGCCAAGGTGAGGTTCCACAGTCTAAGGAGCAGTCAGGCGACTACAGTGCAAGTAAAGTGTACTATGAGATTGTTGATGATCAGGGAAATGCCTTTGACCCATACAGATTCGGGTTCTTCAACAGCAAACCGGAAACTTCGTATCACGTTAATGAACTGTATGCTCCATTTGCCGCTACACCTAAGACGGTAACAATCAAACCATTTACATTGACCATGAAGAATGATGACTTTAGTATTGTTGGGCAAAAGAAAGACAGCAAAGGCAATATTCTTCCAGGGACTGAAAATCTGGGAAAGCGCACATATCTGAAGGATTTGGAAGTGACCATCCCTCTGCAACCGTAA
- a CDS encoding RNA polymerase sigma factor, which translates to MQPTIPGEEDDRKKMIEKAVEAVRAGDKHSYEIIIHQFERQMYTYCFYILKNHTETEDAVQEIFIRAYQNLHHYSSSISFSAWLYKLAYHHLINMKKKQGRWLRLVEHCKDEQSQMHISRQDSVIYELMAYLTTEERHILLLKAVEQYTFEEISGIMGLKTATVRKKYERLRKKLMERIGHKGERVHGTIAEANRTY; encoded by the coding sequence GTGCAGCCAACCATCCCCGGGGAAGAGGATGATAGGAAGAAAATGATCGAGAAGGCTGTGGAAGCAGTCAGAGCAGGAGACAAGCATTCCTACGAAATTATCATTCATCAGTTTGAGCGGCAAATGTATACCTATTGTTTCTATATTCTAAAAAATCATACAGAAACAGAAGATGCCGTGCAGGAAATCTTTATCCGCGCCTATCAGAACCTTCATCACTACAGTAGCAGTATTTCTTTTTCGGCTTGGCTTTACAAGCTGGCATACCATCATTTGATCAACATGAAGAAGAAACAAGGTCGTTGGCTTAGGCTGGTTGAACATTGCAAAGACGAGCAGTCACAGATGCACATCTCCCGACAAGACTCGGTGATCTACGAACTTATGGCCTATCTCACAACGGAAGAACGTCATATCCTGCTTCTAAAAGCGGTAGAACAGTACACCTTTGAGGAGATAAGTGGAATTATGGGACTCAAGACCGCTACGGTCAGAAAAAAATATGAACGGCTGCGCAAAAAGCTAATGGAACGCATAGGCCACAAAGGAGAGAGAGTACATGGGACAATTGCCGAAGCAAACAGAACATACTGA